One region of Deinococcus koreensis genomic DNA includes:
- a CDS encoding ABC transporter permease gives MTAPDLLRLAWRGLSRRPARSLLTALGLAVALGGMVVFLSLGEGLRQVFTQQFRSVGPDVQVSLDGTSRGLLPPPTLDEASVQAVRALALKLGATQVTPVVTLIRQSLDPAQSAVFYGVPAVQGIGALFTGVQAGQGRLLAAADEGRAVAVLGARAARNAGVGVGGRVDVLGTPVRVVGVLAAGQGLTDTFTFLPLGTLQRAGHVPGRVSLVALTLRDPAQAPAVAARLGAQLRLDAQTRGDVLALVGRVLRITDVARFGLSLVALIVGGLAVANTVAMGVFERVREFGTLRAIGARPAFVSSLVLVESLLLSGLAGVVGLLAGWAGIAGINVYTRGLAGIDAAALTGRLALLALGVGVVMGLLAALIPARLAGRLPITEALGRL, from the coding sequence TTGACCGCCCCCGACCTCCTGCGGCTGGCCTGGCGAGGGCTGAGCCGCCGGCCGGCCCGCTCGCTACTCACCGCGCTGGGGCTGGCGGTCGCGCTGGGGGGCATGGTGGTTTTCCTGTCGCTGGGCGAGGGGCTGCGGCAGGTCTTCACGCAGCAGTTCCGCTCGGTCGGGCCGGACGTGCAGGTGTCGCTGGACGGCACCTCGCGCGGGCTACTGCCGCCCCCGACGCTGGACGAGGCCAGCGTGCAGGCCGTCCGGGCTCTGGCGCTAAAGCTGGGCGCCACGCAGGTCACGCCCGTGGTCACCCTGATCCGTCAGTCGCTCGATCCGGCGCAGAGCGCGGTGTTCTACGGGGTGCCGGCGGTTCAGGGCATCGGGGCGCTGTTCACCGGCGTGCAGGCCGGACAGGGGCGCCTGCTCGCGGCCGCCGACGAGGGCCGGGCGGTGGCGGTGCTGGGCGCGCGGGCCGCGCGGAACGCGGGCGTGGGGGTCGGCGGCCGGGTGGACGTCCTGGGCACGCCCGTGCGGGTGGTGGGGGTGCTGGCGGCCGGCCAGGGCCTGACCGACACCTTCACCTTCCTGCCGCTGGGCACCCTGCAGCGGGCCGGGCACGTGCCCGGCCGGGTCTCGCTGGTGGCCCTGACCCTGCGCGACCCGGCCCAGGCGCCGGCGGTCGCGGCCCGCCTCGGGGCCCAGCTCCGGCTGGACGCCCAGACGCGCGGCGACGTGCTGGCCCTGGTGGGGCGGGTGCTGCGGATCACGGACGTCGCGCGCTTCGGGCTCTCGCTGGTGGCGCTGATCGTGGGCGGGCTGGCGGTGGCGAACACGGTCGCCATGGGCGTCTTCGAGCGGGTGCGCGAATTCGGCACGCTGCGGGCCATCGGGGCCCGGCCGGCGTTCGTGAGCTCCCTGGTGCTCGTGGAAAGCCTGCTGCTCTCGGGGCTGGCCGGCGTCGTCGGCCTGCTCGCGGGGTGGGCCGGGATTGCAGGGATCAACGTCTACACGCGCGGCCTGGCGGGCATCGACGCCGCCGCGCTGACCGGCCGACTGGCGCTGCTGGCGCTGGGCGTGGGCGTGGTCATGGGCCTGCTCGCCGCCCTGATCCCCGCGCGGCTGGCAGGCCGGCTGCCCATCACGGAAGCGCTGGGGCGCCTGTAG
- a CDS encoding nucleoside/nucleotide kinase family protein: MTTPGDIPDPPPALSLNLDDLVARARALIVPGQRRILGITGAPAAGKSTVCAALAAALGEDAAVVPMDGFHLANGELVRLGRRDRKGAPDTFDAGGYAALLDRVRQERESTVYAPLFDRSLEESIGSAVPVFAHTPLIITEGNYLLLDGEAWRRARAAIDVVWYLDLPDEVRVARLVRRHESHGRSRDEAVAWAQQVDQRNAELIAGTRNRADLIVQVGS, from the coding sequence ATGACGACTCCCGGCGACATCCCCGACCCCCCGCCCGCCCTGTCCCTCAACCTGGATGATCTGGTGGCCCGCGCGAGGGCCCTGATCGTGCCCGGCCAGCGGCGGATCCTGGGCATCACGGGCGCGCCGGCCGCCGGAAAATCGACCGTCTGCGCCGCGCTGGCCGCCGCGCTGGGCGAGGACGCCGCGGTAGTGCCGATGGACGGCTTCCACCTGGCCAACGGGGAACTCGTGCGCCTGGGCCGCCGGGATCGCAAGGGCGCGCCGGACACCTTCGACGCGGGCGGGTACGCCGCCCTGCTGGACAGGGTGCGCCAGGAGCGCGAGAGCACCGTCTACGCGCCGCTGTTCGACCGCTCGCTGGAGGAGTCCATCGGCAGCGCGGTTCCGGTCTTCGCCCACACGCCGCTGATCATCACGGAGGGCAACTACCTGCTGCTGGACGGCGAGGCGTGGCGCCGGGCGCGGGCCGCCATCGACGTGGTGTGGTACCTCGACCTTCCGGACGAGGTGCGCGTCGCCCGGCTCGTGCGCCGGCACGAATCTCACGGCCGATCCCGGGACGAGGCCGTGGCGTGGGCGCAGCAGGTCGACCAGCGCAACGCCGAGCTGATCGCCGGAACCCGGAACCGCGCCGACCTGATCGTGCAGGTGGGGTCGTAG
- a CDS encoding DUF1775 domain-containing protein: MNVFRALLSLSLAALLPVAAAHATVRTEAGLTESKVGASETYRLNVPTEKEVATTQIRLMVPAGVTLSRFQVTPGFTRTVTRNTAGLVTEVIWTGTVAPMEYARFFFQARNPEVAGELVWKIYQTYSDGSVVAWDDTDPAKGPASKTTVK, from the coding sequence ATGAACGTCTTTCGTGCCCTGCTGTCCTTGTCCCTGGCCGCCCTGCTGCCCGTCGCCGCCGCCCACGCCACTGTCCGCACGGAGGCGGGCCTGACCGAGAGCAAGGTCGGCGCGAGCGAGACCTACCGCCTGAACGTACCCACCGAGAAGGAAGTCGCGACCACCCAGATCCGCCTGATGGTTCCGGCCGGCGTGACGCTCAGCCGCTTTCAGGTCACCCCCGGCTTTACCCGCACCGTCACCAGGAACACGGCTGGCCTGGTCACCGAGGTCATCTGGACGGGCACCGTCGCCCCGATGGAATACGCCCGATTCTTCTTCCAGGCGAGGAACCCGGAGGTGGCCGGCGAGCTGGTCTGGAAGATCTATCAGACCTACAGCGATGGCTCCGTGGTGGCCTGGGACGACACTGACCCTGCCAAGGGGCCGGCCAGCAAGACGACCGTGAAATAA
- a CDS encoding copper resistance CopC family protein, which yields MKHLIVLLLLGALSGALAHTEVTVLAPLAGAAVAAPAAVSLRFSEPVNLRFSMFRVMKLPAGQTPEAAAKAALALKAGAPQLLTLGTVPRGMAAQLRLPVKPRLAPGAYLIAWSVLSDDGHPVVGHQVFQVR from the coding sequence ATGAAACACCTGATCGTTCTGCTGCTGCTCGGCGCCCTGTCCGGCGCGCTCGCCCACACCGAGGTCACGGTGCTCGCGCCCCTGGCCGGCGCGGCCGTGGCTGCCCCCGCCGCCGTGAGCCTGCGCTTCAGCGAACCGGTCAACCTGCGCTTTTCCATGTTCCGGGTGATGAAACTACCCGCCGGCCAGACCCCCGAGGCCGCCGCGAAGGCAGCGCTGGCCCTGAAGGCCGGTGCCCCGCAGCTCCTGACCCTTGGAACCGTCCCCAGGGGCATGGCGGCGCAGCTCCGCCTCCCCGTCAAGCCCCGGCTGGCACCGGGCGCGTATCTGATCGCCTGGTCCGTGCTCTCGGACGACGGCCATCCGGTGGTCGGCCATCAGGTCTTCCAGGTCAGATGA
- a CDS encoding copper resistance D family protein: MTTLMLARALLYLGLVLLLGGVFARRRLTPAHPGGRVLAGGLALLGLGVGLSVWSTLSALGFTAPADALEYLTQTTSGWALVVVLIGAALMLSAELTASSAAVLLVAAGITLWGLAGAGHGSAHGPGVRLLHAVHAGAMTVWLGGVLALATLPSADARHAARFTPIATACVLTLGFTGMVATLEHAGRLWGVWDSGYGRVLMVKLALVALALVSALLTRRAFARAAPVRRVLALEVALLIAVLGATATLAGTPPPAEGQMPMEMDGH, from the coding sequence GTGACCACCCTGATGCTCGCCCGAGCCCTGCTCTACCTGGGGCTGGTGCTGCTTCTGGGCGGGGTCTTCGCCCGCCGCCGGCTCACCCCGGCCCATCCGGGCGGGCGGGTGCTGGCCGGGGGGCTGGCGCTGCTGGGCCTGGGCGTGGGGCTGAGCGTGTGGAGCACCCTGTCTGCCCTGGGCTTCACGGCGCCCGCCGACGCGCTGGAGTACCTCACCCAGACCACCTCCGGTTGGGCCCTGGTCGTCGTGCTGATCGGCGCCGCGCTGATGCTCTCGGCCGAACTCACGGCCTCGTCCGCGGCGGTGCTGCTGGTGGCCGCCGGAATCACGCTCTGGGGACTGGCGGGCGCGGGCCACGGCAGCGCCCATGGGCCGGGCGTCCGCCTGCTGCACGCCGTCCACGCGGGCGCCATGACCGTCTGGCTGGGCGGGGTGCTGGCCCTCGCGACCCTGCCCAGCGCGGACGCCCGCCACGCGGCGCGCTTCACGCCCATCGCCACGGCCTGCGTCCTGACCCTGGGCTTCACCGGCATGGTCGCCACCCTGGAGCACGCCGGCCGGCTGTGGGGCGTGTGGGACAGCGGATACGGCCGGGTGCTGATGGTCAAGCTTGCGCTGGTGGCGCTGGCCCTGGTCTCGGCGCTGCTCACCCGCCGGGCCTTCGCGCGGGCCGCGCCGGTTCGCCGGGTGCTGGCGCTGGAAGTCGCCCTGCTGATCGCGGTGCTGGGCGCCACCGCTACCCTGGCCGGCACGCCGCCCCCGGCCGAGGGCCAGATGCCGATGGAGATGGACGGGCACTGA